A stretch of the Panicum virgatum strain AP13 chromosome 9N, P.virgatum_v5, whole genome shotgun sequence genome encodes the following:
- the LOC120689819 gene encoding peptide chain release factor PrfB3, chloroplastic-like — translation MFGYAVGRVNVLPAPYPTRCHPYRRTTSAASSSTLKPPSHPPPSPGIRVRQATTVLPRSCPAAAMAAAASLAACAQASGPRAGARLAVRTAALPADGRGDGAASKELGLYSLKKRIEDAVIRVETTASSALELEEARRIKQEEVLRKCNLWDNLTKSHETLSALADAIRVVDHLKDLRFKAEEAKLISQLSEMDAINGELFKQAYKSSVDASEYLDRYQMYKLLKGPYDKEGACIIVTAVSDGVASELWAVKVFGMYTSWARKQGCKVGLIEKISSMSGHVRTLAMEIESEYIFGILSGEKGMHRMIYSSLENSDKFQALSARVDVIPLFLDRPINLHLDDNDIEIAPSPSSECKKRDSRNCAAVSVQHKPSGVTAESSGERNYFGNRLKATSRLKAKLLLFARELGVSNMKTMNKQAIKDICSRETRRYTFGPQKLVHDLNTGNQLSDLNLVLEGEIEPFIRGRIIARQ, via the exons ATGTTCGGGTATGCTGTCGGGCGGGTAAATGTCTTACCCGCACCatacccgacccgttgccatccctaccgCCGCACAACCTCAGCGGCATCTTCCTCCACTCTTAAGCCACCCTCAcacccgccgccgtctcctGGCATCCGCGTCCGGCAGGCCACCACCGTGCTCCCGCGGTCCTGCCCCGCCGCTGCAATGGCTGCGGCAGCCTCGCTGGCAGCGTGCGCTCAGGCATCCGGCCCCCGCGCGGGGGCCCGCCTCGCCGTCCGCACCGCAGCCCTCCCGGCGGACGgacgcggcgacggcgccgcctccAAGGAGCTCG GTCTGTACTCCTTGAAAAAGAGGATTGAAGATGCAGTTATCCGGGTTGAAACCACCGCATCCAGTGCTCTGGAGTTGGAGGAAGCACGGAGAATTAAGCAGGAAGAAGTACTGCGGAAGTGTAACTTGTGGGATAATCTAACTAAGTCACATGAGACGCTCTCTGCTCTGGCAGATGCCATCAGGGTGGTCGACCATCTAAAAGATCTTCGCTTCAAG GCTGAAGAGGCAAAATTGATAAGTCAACTATCAGAGATGGATGCCATAAATGGTGAGCTATTTAAGCAAGCATACAAATCTTCAGTAGATGCTAGCGAGTATCTAGATCGCTACCAGATGTACAAGCTTCTTAAGGGTCCATACGACAAGGAAGGAGCTTGTATTATTGTTACTGCAGTATCAGATGGTGTTGCTTCTGAG CTATGGGCAGTGAAGGTCTTTGGCATGTATACAAGTTGGGCACGGAAGCAAGGTTGCAAGGTTGGATTGATTGAGAAGATTTCTTCAATGAGTGGCCATGTCCGGACTTTAGCGATGGAGATTGAATCAGAGTACATTTTTGGCATCCTTTCTGGAGAAAAAGGAATGCATCGAATGATATACTCTTCCCTTGAAAATTCTGATAAATTTCAG GCCTTATCAGCTAGAGTAGACGTAATTCCCCTCTTCTTGGATAGGCCAATTAATCTTCACTTGGATGACAATGATATAGAGATCGCTCCCTCACCTTCTTCTGAATGTAAGAAGCGAGATAGCAGAAACTGTGCTGCTGTCAGTGTTCAACACAAACCAAGTGGAGTCACTGCGGAAAGTTCAG GTGAGAGAAACTATTTTGGAAACAGGCTAAAAGCTACAAGTAGGTTGAAAGCAAAGCTCCTTTTATTTGCAAGAGAATTGGGAGTATCAAACATGAAGACGATGAACAAACAAGCTATAAAGGATATATGCAGCCGTGAAACGCGAAGGTACACATTTGGGCCTCAGAAATTGGTCCATGATCTCAACACAGGCAACCAGTTATCAGATTTGAACTTGGTTCTGGAAGGTGAAATAGAACCATTCATTAGAGGTCGTATTATCGCCAGACAATGA